In one window of Ferriphaselus amnicola DNA:
- a CDS encoding DNA ligase gives MNRLIASLLLTLSLLSHPAILLASEPPPLMLANVFHADIRLADYLVSEKYDGVRGYWDGERLLMRGGEIVHAPDWFTAGWPNTPLDGELWAGRGRFALAVSTVRQLQPDDATWRGMHFMLFDLPAHPGDFAERDAALVRVVAAIKQPWVRHVAQSTVHDLTELRARLTGIVNLGGEGLVLHRRTSLYRAERSDDLLKFKLYEDAEARVIGHLPGKGKYAGMLGALEVETAQGLRFKLGAGLSDAERHTPPPLGVWVTYRYNGVNEKTGIPRFARYLRVRTDMTP, from the coding sequence ATGAACCGACTGATTGCATCGCTCCTGCTCACGCTTTCCCTGCTGTCGCATCCCGCCATCCTCCTCGCGAGCGAGCCGCCGCCGTTGATGTTGGCGAACGTGTTCCATGCGGATATCCGCCTTGCTGATTATCTAGTCAGCGAAAAGTACGATGGTGTAAGGGGCTATTGGGATGGTGAGCGCCTGCTCATGCGCGGCGGCGAGATCGTCCATGCGCCGGATTGGTTCACGGCGGGTTGGCCGAACACGCCGCTGGATGGCGAGCTGTGGGCGGGGCGCGGACGTTTTGCGCTGGCGGTCTCAACCGTGCGGCAGCTGCAACCCGACGATGCCACTTGGCGCGGCATGCACTTCATGCTGTTCGACTTGCCCGCTCATCCCGGCGATTTCGCCGAGCGCGATGCCGCACTTGTGCGTGTCGTCGCGGCGATCAAGCAACCGTGGGTAAGGCATGTCGCACAATCCACGGTACACGACCTCACCGAACTGCGCGCTAGGCTAACTGGCATCGTCAATCTAGGCGGCGAAGGGCTGGTATTGCACCGCCGTACCTCGCTCTACCGCGCCGAACGCAGCGATGACTTGCTCAAATTCAAGCTCTATGAGGACGCGGAAGCGCGCGTCATCGGACACTTGCCGGGCAAGGGAAAATACGCGGGGATGTTGGGCGCACTGGAAGTCGAGACGGCGCAAGGGCTGCGTTTCAAGCTGGGTGCTGGGCTTTCGGATGCCGAGCGCCATACGCCGCCACCCTTGGGAGTCTGGGTGACTTATCGCTACAACGGGGTGAACGAGAAGACCGGCATCCCGCGCTTCGCACGCTACCTGCGCGTGCGCACCGACATGACACCTTAG
- the gatB gene encoding Asp-tRNA(Asn)/Glu-tRNA(Gln) amidotransferase subunit GatB, whose product MTWEIVIGLEVHTQLSTDTKIFSGASTKFGAEPNTQADAVSLALPGVLPVLNKGAVERAIKFGLATGAHIAPRSVFARKNYFYPDLPKGYQISQMDLPVVGQGAITIQVEPLSGNAKPYEKTVRLTRAHLEEDAGKSVHGDSQGVTGIDLNRAGTPLLEIVSEPDMRSAAEAVAYAKALHSLVRWIGICDGNMQEGSFRCDVNVSVRKPGQPFGTRREIKNLNSFKFMQQAIDYEVQWQIDTIENGGKVQQATILFNPDTGETRAMRSKEDAHDYRYFPDPDLLPLEISEEWKEQVRATMPELPQDKQARYVGELGLSAYDASILTSSREMADFFEAALRAVPAQAKICANWLIGEVSAQLNRDGLDMAQCPISAQQLGGMLACIADGTISNSGAKEVFRTLWAEGGEADAIIEAKGLKQVSDSGAIEALVDEIIAGNAEKVAEYRSGKDKLFGFFVGLAMKASKGKANPAQLNEILKQKLAG is encoded by the coding sequence ATGACTTGGGAAATCGTCATCGGGCTGGAAGTTCACACCCAGCTCTCCACCGACACAAAGATCTTTTCCGGCGCTTCGACCAAGTTCGGCGCGGAGCCGAACACGCAGGCTGACGCGGTGAGCTTGGCGCTGCCGGGCGTGTTGCCGGTATTGAACAAGGGCGCAGTTGAACGCGCCATCAAGTTCGGCCTCGCCACTGGTGCGCACATCGCGCCACGCTCGGTGTTCGCGCGCAAGAATTACTTCTACCCCGACCTACCAAAGGGCTATCAGATCAGTCAGATGGACTTGCCGGTGGTCGGTCAGGGCGCGATCACCATCCAAGTCGAGCCGCTTTCGGGTAACGCCAAGCCTTACGAGAAGACCGTGCGCCTCACCCGCGCCCACTTAGAAGAAGACGCAGGCAAGTCGGTGCACGGCGACTCGCAAGGTGTGACCGGCATCGATCTGAACCGCGCCGGCACGCCGCTGCTGGAGATCGTTTCTGAGCCGGACATGCGTTCGGCCGCCGAAGCGGTGGCTTATGCCAAGGCGTTGCACTCGCTGGTGCGCTGGATCGGCATCTGCGACGGCAACATGCAGGAAGGCTCGTTCCGTTGCGACGTGAACGTGTCGGTGCGCAAGCCCGGCCAGCCGTTCGGCACCCGTCGCGAGATCAAGAACCTCAACTCGTTCAAGTTCATGCAGCAGGCCATCGACTACGAAGTGCAATGGCAGATCGACACGATAGAAAATGGCGGCAAGGTGCAGCAGGCCACCATCCTGTTCAATCCCGACACTGGCGAGACGCGCGCGATGCGCAGCAAGGAAGATGCGCACGACTACCGCTACTTCCCCGATCCCGACCTGTTGCCGCTGGAGATCAGCGAAGAGTGGAAGGAACAAGTGCGCGCCACCATGCCGGAGTTGCCACAGGATAAGCAGGCGCGCTACGTGGGCGAGCTGGGCTTGTCGGCTTACGATGCGAGTATCCTGACTTCGTCGCGTGAGATGGCGGACTTTTTTGAGGCGGCGTTGAGAGCCGTGCCAGCGCAAGCCAAGATCTGCGCGAATTGGTTGATCGGCGAAGTCAGCGCCCAGCTCAACCGCGATGGCCTCGACATGGCGCAATGCCCGATATCTGCGCAACAACTCGGCGGCATGCTGGCGTGCATCGCCGACGGCACCATCTCCAACTCCGGCGCGAAGGAAGTGTTCCGTACCCTATGGGCGGAAGGCGGCGAGGCGGATGCCATCATCGAAGCCAAGGGGCTGAAGCAGGTCTCTGACTCCGGCGCGATCGAAGCACTGGTGGACGAGATCATCGCGGGCAATGCGGAGAAGGTCGCAGAATATCGTTCTGGCAAGGACAAGCTGTTCGGCTTCTTTGTCGGTCTCGCGATGAAGGCCAGCAAGGGCAAGGCCAACCCGGCGCAGTTGAACGAGATATTGAAGCAAAAACTGGCAGGCTAG